GTACTGCCCGGCCGATGACGCCGCCGCGCACCGGCAGGTGGAGGGACTGCGCTCGGTGTCGTGCGCGCCTGTCGTGCGGCGCTTGCCTTCGCCGGGGCCGATCGTCTATGGGCGCGGCCTCGCGATCACGCTGCGCTTCGACGACGCCGCGTTCGAGGGCGCGAGCGCGTTCCTGCTCGGCGCGGTGCTCGCGCGGTTCTTCGCGCAGTACGTGTCGATCAATTCGTTCACCGAAACTCACGTCGCGACGCTCGCGCGCGGTCCGATCATGCAGTGGCCAGCGAGGACCGGACGATGCGCGACGCTTTGACCATCGACGGCGTGCTCGCGCGCGACGCCCGTCGCTTCGACTTCTTTCAGGCGCTGCGGCTGATCGAGCGGGCGCATGCCGAGCGTCCGCGCCTCGGCCGGTCGCTGGCCGCGCGCGACGACGCCGTGCGCCTGTCGCAAGACACGGAGCTGATCTTCCATCCGACCACGCTCGGCGACTACGTGCCGGGCGAGAACGGGCAGCCCGGCCGTCTCGCGGTGAATTTTCTCGGCCTGCTTGGACCGAACGGCCCGCTGCCGACCCACCTGACCGCCTATGTGCGCGATCGCGCGCGCAACGCGAACGATCCGACGCTCGCGCGCTTTCTCGACGTGTTCCATCACCGGATGCTGTCGCTCTTCTATCGCGCGTGGGCCGACGCCCAACCGGTCGTGAGCGCCGAGCGTCCGCGCGACGATCGGTTCGCGGATTACGTCGGCAGCCTGTTCGGTCTGGGCGCGCCCGCGCTCGCCGATCGCGACGCGGTGCCTGATTCCGCCAAGCGTCACTTCGCGGGCGTGCTCGCCGCGCCGACGCGCCACGCGGACGGTCTGCGGCTGATTCTCGCGCGCTTCTTTGGTGTGAACGTGTCGATCGAGCCGTGGCGCGGCCACTGGATCGCGCTGCCGGAGGACGCCCGCACGCGTCTCGGCGGCGCGCAGCTTGGTGTATCGACGGTCGTCGGTACACGGGTGTGGGACTGCCAGCACAAGTTCCGCATTGCGATCGGACCGCTTGGCTATGCCGACTTCGCACGCTTCCTGCCGGGCGGGCAGAGCCTCACGAAGCTCGTTGACTGGGTCCGCAACTACGTGCGCGATCCGCTCGACTGGGACATGACGCTGCATCTGAAGCGCGACGAGGTGCCCGCGCTGCGGCTGCAAGGGACGGCCACGAACGGCTCACGTCTCGGCTGGAACACGTGGCTCACCAGCGGTGCGCCGGTTCATGACAACCATCGGGTCGTGATCGCCGGGCAGGCGGGAGCGAGCCATCGCAAGGAGACTTCTCATGACTGAGATCAGCCGCACGGCGTTGTTCGGCAAGCTCGATTCGCTTGCCTATCGCGCGATCGAAAACGGCGCCGCGTTCTGCAAGCTGCGCGGCAATCCCTATGTCGAGCTGGCGCACTGGATGCATCAGATCCTGCTCGCGGCGGATTCGGATGTGCGGCGCCTCG
The genomic region above belongs to Paraburkholderia sp. HP33-1 and contains:
- the tssG gene encoding type VI secretion system baseplate subunit TssG produces the protein MRDALTIDGVLARDARRFDFFQALRLIERAHAERPRLGRSLAARDDAVRLSQDTELIFHPTTLGDYVPGENGQPGRLAVNFLGLLGPNGPLPTHLTAYVRDRARNANDPTLARFLDVFHHRMLSLFYRAWADAQPVVSAERPRDDRFADYVGSLFGLGAPALADRDAVPDSAKRHFAGVLAAPTRHADGLRLILARFFGVNVSIEPWRGHWIALPEDARTRLGGAQLGVSTVVGTRVWDCQHKFRIAIGPLGYADFARFLPGGQSLTKLVDWVRNYVRDPLDWDMTLHLKRDEVPALRLQGTATNGSRLGWNTWLTSGAPVHDNHRVVIAGQAGASHRKETSHD